The following is a genomic window from Chryseobacterium sp. StRB126.
CAGCAACCAAAGCTCCAGAGCTTCCTACTCCATAGCCCTGTGGAATATTGGAATCGAAGAAAAGTCCCTTTGAAATATCTTTTTTGAAGCTTTCAATATCCAACGTAAAATCATCAGAAAGATCAAGCGTAGTAAGATAGTTTGAATATTTCTGCAGATGTCTGTTAGAATTAAGCTCAAATTCTGAAGCCAGGTCTGAAAATTTTAAGGCTCCTTTATAGAAGCTGTAAGGTACTACAAGCCCCTGGGAATCTTCAATCATTCCATATTCTCCAAACAGGATTATTTTTGCATAAAATAAAGGGTTGGTCATATTGACAATAAATCTTTTTTGCAAAGTTAAAAATTATTCCGCTGAATATAAGCAAAACTCAGGCCGAATTGTCTTCTATTTTACTTTCTTCAGTTCTTCTATTAAAATTACGAAAAAAAAATGATAATTAAACATAATTTAAAAGATAAAATCCATTGCTTATCAACATGGGATTATTTTAATGTAATATTTCTCTTTAAGGGTATAATCTCTATTCTTTTTTATCCATTAAAAAAGACGTTAAAAATAACGCCTTTTTGTTTTTATAATGTTTCTCTGTCTTGTCTCATTTTCACCTTCAGGAATCGGATTAATATCAATCCTGCGCCGAAGAACAATGTCATGGACAAAGCTGCAATTCGCATATTATTAAAATGCTCAATTAATGTAGCAAAAATGAAAGTACCAATAATGATCGCGATTTTTTCCAATACATCATAGAAACTGAAATAAGTAGTGTTTTCCATAGAATTTTCCGGAAGCAACTTAGAGTAAGTAGATCTGGACATCGCCTGAAGACCTCCCATTACCAATCCTACTACGGCTGCTACTCCATAGAACTGATATTCTACTGTTGGATTTTCCTTGTTCAGGAAATATGCCCAAATACAAGCAATAATCCATAAGAAAATAGCGATTGAAATTACGTTTCTGTTTCCTATTCTTTTTGATAATCTTGAGAAAATCACCGCTCCTATAATAGCTTCAATCTGGATTACTAAAAGCGTTCCAATCAGTTTATCCTGAGCTAAATTGATCTCACTTTTTCCAAATAAGGTAGCCATAAGGAAAATCGTCTGCATCCCGACACTGTAAAAGAAAAAGCTGGATAAGAAGAACTTCAGGTTTCTATCCTTAAAAAGTTCTCCACCTACTTTATACAATTCATGAAAACTTTCTTTGGCAATATCCTTGTAAAAGCTCATGTTATCTTTTAACACTTCAAAGAATCCACCTTGTTCTTCATGTTTTTTAAAGATATTTTTATAGTTTAATAATACAAGATCTTTAGGCAGCTTCTCTTTTACATCTCCAAATTGAGGAAGGT
Proteins encoded in this region:
- a CDS encoding MFS transporter — encoded protein: MSETENRQPNNIKNNPKIMKAWAVYDWANSVYSLVITSTIFPIYYSILTTAYEKKEFVTETKKWIDVPVRHSIKIFGNQYQPDAVYGYSLTISFFIVVLLSPFLSSLADTIGNKKSFLQFFCYLGATSCMGLAMFTGMHNVFLGLLFSITASVGFWGSLVFYNSFLPDIATPDRQDALSARGYVYGYLGSVVLVVICLVLIQIFAKGAAQQLLFTRISFLLTGAWWFGFSQYTFKHLPQFGDVKEKLPKDLVLLNYKNIFKKHEEQGGFFEVLKDNMSFYKDIAKESFHELYKVGGELFKDRNLKFFLSSFFFYSVGMQTIFLMATLFGKSEINLAQDKLIGTLLVIQIEAIIGAVIFSRLSKRIGNRNVISIAIFLWIIACIWAYFLNKENPTVEYQFYGVAAVVGLVMGGLQAMSRSTYSKLLPENSMENTTYFSFYDVLEKIAIIIGTFIFATLIEHFNNMRIAALSMTLFFGAGLILIRFLKVKMRQDRETL